Proteins from a single region of Gemmatimonadales bacterium:
- the cybH gene encoding Ni/Fe-hydrogenase, b-type cytochrome subunit has translation MTSSTPRHGPAPPPMADSSLFPLGARFAPPSGNYRWVAPWGAPLRAMHWIAALAIVVLIVTGLYIGRPYFLTTGGPPQYLMGYIRLAHFIAAGVLVMTGLVRVYWLFAGNQFERLPALFPIRKRDWVNLWTQVKYYLMIGKGDEVHYIGHNPLQQLSYTFTYVVAVVVALTGFAMFGQANPGGFWYSVTQPMTTAIGGIQIVRLIHHLCVWWFIIFPIIHIYLVLRKEITEHGGGLSGIVSGGHYIDADVDYVDE, from the coding sequence ATGACGTCCTCCACTCCGCGGCACGGCCCCGCGCCGCCGCCGATGGCCGATTCGTCCCTCTTCCCGCTCGGCGCGCGGTTTGCGCCCCCCAGCGGCAACTACCGCTGGGTGGCACCCTGGGGAGCTCCACTGCGCGCGATGCACTGGATCGCTGCGCTGGCCATCGTGGTGCTCATTGTGACCGGGCTCTACATCGGTCGGCCCTACTTCCTGACGACCGGTGGGCCCCCGCAGTACCTGATGGGCTACATCCGACTGGCGCACTTCATCGCCGCCGGCGTCCTCGTCATGACCGGGCTCGTCCGCGTGTACTGGCTCTTCGCAGGCAACCAGTTCGAGCGGCTCCCCGCGCTCTTCCCGATCCGAAAGCGGGATTGGGTCAACTTGTGGACGCAGGTCAAGTACTACCTGATGATCGGGAAGGGCGATGAAGTCCACTATATCGGGCACAATCCGCTCCAGCAGCTGAGTTACACTTTCACCTACGTCGTCGCTGTCGTGGTGGCCCTGACCGGGTTCGCGATGTTCGGGCAGGCCAACCCTGGCGGGTTCTGGTACTCGGTGACGCAGCCGATGACGACCGCCATCGGCGGCATCCAGATCGTCCGGCTGATTCACCATCTGTGCGTGTGGTGGTTCATCATCTTCCCGATCATCCACATCTACCTGGTGCTCCGGAAGGAGATCACCGAACATGGCGGCGGCCTGTCCGGGATCGTCAGCGGTGGGCACTACATCGATGCCGACGTCGACTATGTGGACGAATAG
- a CDS encoding nickel-dependent hydrogenase large subunit — protein MAKIKVVVDPITRIEGHLRIECQAENQMISTAWASSTQFRGIETIMTGRDPRDAWAFTQRICGVCTVVHAVASCRAVEDALGITIPPNATLIRNLVHGMQTIQDHVIHFYHLHALDWVDIISSLSADPAKTAAIAKSISPWPNNSATYFAEVQNRIKTFAAGGQLGIFTNGYWGHPAYKLPPEVNLLAVAHYLEALDWQKDVIRLHTIFGGKNPHPNFLVGGMASAINLNDTATINAARLSDVQAMITRAKRFVDEVYWPDVQAIAGFYKDWGAIGGGTGNYLTVGEYASVDTNDLDSLYFPRGIVMNRDLSKVYPYDHTLVKEGITSSWYEYAGGDAASLHPWEGETVPKYTGPPTPWTYLQGEKKYTWMKSPRYDGRAMEVGPLARMVVGYAAGQKDIKEITNELLNRLDVPPAALFSTLGRVGARCMETVLLANQMQNWYGQLVSRIKNGDTRTFNGDKWDPETWPKTAQGYGYLDASRGALGHWVQIEDGKISRYQCVVPSTWNCSPRDEQGVPGPYEAALMDHHPLLRPEQPLEILRTIHSFDPCMACGVHVLDADGHPVVEVKVQ, from the coding sequence ATGGCCAAGATTAAAGTGGTCGTAGACCCCATCACCCGGATTGAAGGGCACCTCCGGATCGAGTGCCAGGCGGAAAACCAGATGATCTCCACCGCGTGGGCATCGTCCACGCAGTTCCGCGGCATCGAAACGATCATGACCGGGCGCGACCCGCGCGATGCCTGGGCCTTCACCCAGCGGATCTGCGGCGTCTGCACCGTGGTGCACGCCGTCGCCTCCTGTCGCGCGGTGGAAGACGCCCTGGGCATCACGATCCCGCCGAACGCGACCCTGATCCGGAACCTGGTCCACGGGATGCAGACCATCCAGGACCACGTGATCCACTTCTACCACCTGCACGCGCTCGACTGGGTGGACATCATCAGCTCGCTCAGCGCCGATCCGGCCAAGACCGCGGCCATCGCCAAGAGCATCTCCCCCTGGCCCAACAACTCCGCCACGTACTTCGCGGAGGTGCAGAACCGGATCAAGACCTTTGCCGCCGGGGGACAGCTCGGGATCTTCACCAACGGGTACTGGGGCCACCCGGCCTACAAGCTCCCGCCGGAGGTCAATCTCCTCGCGGTGGCGCACTACCTCGAGGCGCTCGACTGGCAGAAGGACGTCATTCGCCTGCACACGATCTTCGGCGGCAAGAACCCGCACCCGAACTTCCTCGTCGGCGGGATGGCGAGCGCCATCAACCTCAACGACACGGCCACCATCAACGCAGCGCGCCTCTCCGACGTGCAGGCGATGATCACCCGCGCCAAGCGGTTCGTGGACGAGGTGTACTGGCCCGACGTGCAGGCCATTGCCGGATTCTACAAGGACTGGGGCGCCATCGGCGGCGGGACCGGCAACTACCTGACGGTCGGTGAATACGCCTCGGTGGACACCAATGACCTGGATTCGCTCTACTTCCCCCGCGGCATCGTGATGAACCGCGACCTCTCCAAGGTGTATCCGTACGACCATACCCTGGTGAAGGAAGGGATCACCAGCTCCTGGTACGAGTATGCCGGCGGCGACGCCGCGTCCCTGCACCCGTGGGAAGGGGAGACGGTACCGAAGTACACCGGGCCGCCGACCCCCTGGACCTACCTGCAGGGGGAGAAGAAGTACACCTGGATGAAGTCCCCCCGGTATGACGGGCGCGCCATGGAGGTCGGCCCCCTGGCCCGGATGGTGGTGGGATACGCGGCCGGGCAGAAGGATATCAAGGAGATCACCAACGAGCTGCTCAACCGGCTCGATGTGCCCCCCGCCGCCCTCTTCTCGACGCTCGGGCGCGTGGGCGCCCGCTGCATGGAGACCGTGCTGTTGGCCAACCAGATGCAGAACTGGTACGGACAGTTGGTCAGTCGTATCAAGAACGGCGACACCCGCACCTTCAACGGTGACAAGTGGGATCCCGAGACCTGGCCGAAGACGGCCCAGGGATACGGCTACCTGGACGCCTCGCGCGGCGCCCTGGGCCACTGGGTGCAGATCGAGGACGGCAAGATTTCGCGGTACCAGTGCGTGGTGCCGAGCACCTGGAACTGCTCGCCGCGCGATGAACAGGGGGTGCCGGGTCCCTACGAGGCGGCGCTGATGGACCACCATCCACTCCTGCGCCCGGAGCAGCCGCTCGAGATCCTGCGCACGATCCACTCGTTTGACCCCTGCATGGCCTGCGGCGTGCATGTCCTCGACGCCGATGGTCATCCCGTGGTGGAGGTCAAGGTCCAATGA
- a CDS encoding hydrogenase small subunit: MFFPTQFPWAQDQTLGEHLESSGVSRRDFLEFCGQMAVLLGLTEMAAPRVAAALEGVKRPVVIWIQLQECTGCVESVLRSADPSIGELILNIVSLDYSHTLMAASGTAAEDALKASMKANMGEYLLVVTGSVPLAEDGIYTTLGGRTAKDVLIEAAAGAKAVIGVGACAHWGSVQAAKPNPTGAVGIAEIIKDKPVVHLTGCPPIAETVTATLVHYLTFGGLPELDSDGRPLFAYGARIHDQCPRRANFDAGQYVEVFDDDAARKGWCLYKVGCKGPATFSPCPIFQWNMKTSWPIGAGHPCIGCTERGFWDTMTPFYNRLPNVAGIGIEQTADTIGAALAVGTIAGVAAHATATTVHQIRSRKKAAAAEEGGHDGQD; encoded by the coding sequence ATGTTCTTTCCGACGCAGTTTCCGTGGGCGCAGGATCAAACCCTCGGCGAGCATCTCGAGTCGAGTGGCGTCTCCCGCCGCGACTTCCTCGAGTTCTGCGGCCAGATGGCCGTGCTCCTCGGCCTGACCGAAATGGCGGCCCCGCGCGTGGCCGCCGCGCTGGAAGGCGTCAAGCGGCCCGTGGTCATCTGGATTCAGCTGCAGGAGTGCACCGGCTGCGTCGAGAGCGTGCTCCGAAGCGCGGACCCCTCGATCGGCGAGCTGATCCTGAACATCGTCTCCCTGGACTACTCCCACACTCTCATGGCCGCGTCCGGCACGGCGGCAGAGGATGCGCTGAAGGCCTCGATGAAGGCCAACATGGGGGAGTACCTGCTCGTGGTGACCGGCTCCGTGCCGCTCGCCGAGGACGGTATATATACGACATTGGGCGGCCGCACCGCCAAGGACGTGCTCATCGAGGCTGCCGCGGGGGCCAAGGCGGTGATCGGCGTCGGTGCGTGCGCCCACTGGGGCAGCGTCCAGGCCGCCAAGCCGAACCCCACGGGTGCGGTGGGCATTGCCGAGATCATCAAGGACAAGCCGGTGGTCCATCTGACCGGCTGCCCTCCCATCGCCGAGACGGTCACGGCGACCCTGGTCCACTACCTGACTTTCGGCGGGCTCCCGGAGCTTGATTCCGATGGCCGCCCGCTCTTCGCGTACGGCGCGCGGATTCATGACCAGTGCCCCCGCCGCGCCAACTTTGACGCCGGCCAGTATGTGGAGGTGTTCGACGACGATGCGGCCCGCAAGGGGTGGTGCCTCTACAAGGTCGGGTGCAAGGGACCGGCGACGTTCAGCCCCTGCCCGATTTTCCAATGGAACATGAAGACCAGCTGGCCCATCGGCGCGGGGCATCCCTGCATCGGCTGCACCGAGCGCGGCTTCTGGGACACCATGACCCCGTTCTACAACCGGCTGCCCAACGTGGCCGGGATCGGGATCGAGCAGACCGCCGATACAATTGGCGCGGCCCTGGCGGTCGGGACCATTGCCGGGGTGGCCGCCCACGCCACCGCCACAACCGTTCACCAGATTCGCTCGCGCAAGAAAGCGGCGGCGGCGGAAGAGGGAGGTCACGATGGCCAAGATTAA
- a CDS encoding cytochrome c3 family protein has product MMPRAFGSRSFAALFGALALVFVVGCTETNTVYETVERPQFNPPPDSVNGYMGYYTAATKQTTCGNCHSGYQGQWVTTAHADAYDALVNSGHAASYCYGCHTVSDAGNSGAASGQPGGWNAVESPAYHDVQCESCHGPGYTHVSDPNPDNHPFARAGLKDTVMSCGGCHSGAHEPFVEQWSQTAHADSAANAYPAGGGTGCGAGCHEGRAALARFNGSPSHYVEKDSVGQETTLPPATCAVCHDPHGSPYQGQLRAPIDVPDVTVNLCMSCHNRGTTPSGNFSNSTATVTKRGSHAAQGPIVLGSGAGYIPRGFAYDTNNAYTTHASANNPRLCAGCHVNSFTVTDAATGEFVLQSVGHLFSPDPCLDGTGQPTADNSCDHLPASNRNWTGCLNAGCHASADVAASALVSDSTLIAGLANQLWNDLNPTLNSGGEPYMDPADAGDLVYLLFTAGNPTVDGVQAFDPNDNIVSPAEGALFNAMMLADNLYGHKDGSYGVHNPFYYQALLSASINEVQEVYAAFLPGPPSPAVQATINKALSRPGVSYVAGQTKLSAAR; this is encoded by the coding sequence ATGATGCCTCGCGCTTTCGGTTCCCGCTCGTTCGCCGCACTCTTCGGCGCACTGGCCCTCGTATTCGTCGTTGGCTGCACCGAGACGAACACCGTCTACGAAACCGTCGAACGGCCGCAGTTCAATCCGCCGCCGGACTCGGTCAACGGCTACATGGGCTACTATACCGCCGCCACCAAGCAGACGACCTGCGGCAACTGCCACTCCGGCTACCAGGGCCAGTGGGTCACCACCGCCCACGCCGACGCCTACGATGCCTTGGTGAACTCCGGCCATGCGGCGTCCTACTGCTATGGCTGCCACACGGTCAGCGACGCCGGCAACAGCGGCGCCGCGTCCGGACAGCCCGGCGGCTGGAACGCGGTCGAGAGCCCGGCCTATCACGATGTGCAGTGCGAAAGCTGCCACGGCCCGGGCTACACCCACGTCTCGGACCCGAACCCGGACAACCATCCGTTCGCGCGGGCCGGCCTGAAGGACACGGTCATGAGCTGCGGCGGGTGCCACAGCGGCGCGCACGAGCCGTTCGTGGAGCAGTGGTCGCAGACCGCCCACGCCGACTCTGCAGCCAACGCCTATCCGGCGGGTGGCGGCACCGGGTGCGGCGCCGGCTGTCACGAGGGCCGCGCGGCGCTCGCCCGCTTCAACGGCAGCCCGAGCCATTACGTGGAGAAGGACTCCGTCGGGCAGGAAACGACTCTCCCGCCGGCCACCTGCGCCGTCTGCCACGATCCGCACGGCAGCCCCTACCAGGGCCAGCTCCGCGCGCCGATCGACGTGCCGGACGTGACCGTCAACCTCTGCATGAGCTGCCACAACCGCGGCACCACGCCCTCGGGCAACTTCTCCAACTCGACCGCCACCGTCACGAAGCGCGGCTCGCATGCAGCCCAGGGCCCGATCGTCCTCGGCTCCGGCGCCGGGTACATCCCGCGGGGATTTGCGTACGACACGAACAACGCCTACACGACGCACGCGTCAGCCAACAATCCGCGGCTCTGCGCCGGCTGTCACGTGAACTCGTTCACGGTGACCGACGCGGCCACCGGCGAATTCGTCCTGCAGTCGGTCGGGCACCTCTTCTCGCCGGACCCCTGCCTCGACGGCACCGGGCAGCCGACCGCCGACAACAGCTGTGACCACCTGCCGGCGAGCAACCGCAACTGGACCGGCTGCCTCAACGCCGGCTGCCACGCCAGCGCGGACGTCGCCGCCTCGGCCCTCGTGAGCGATTCGACACTCATCGCGGGGCTGGCCAACCAGCTGTGGAACGACCTCAACCCGACGCTCAACTCGGGTGGCGAGCCGTACATGGACCCGGCCGACGCCGGCGACCTGGTGTACCTGCTCTTCACGGCAGGCAACCCGACGGTGGACGGGGTCCAGGCCTTCGATCCCAACGACAACATCGTCTCGCCGGCCGAGGGCGCGCTCTTCAACGCCATGATGCTGGCCGACAACCTGTACGGCCACAAGGACGGTTCGTACGGCGTGCACAATCCCTTCTACTACCAGGCCCTGCTGAGCGCGAGCATCAACGAGGTGCAAGAGGTATACGCCGCGTTCCTCCCGGGCCCGCCAAGTCCCGCGGTCCAGGCGACGATCAACAAGGCGCTTAGCCGCCCTGGGGTCAGTTACGTGGCTGGACAAACCAAGCTGAGCGCCGCACGTTAA
- a CDS encoding cytochrome c3 family protein, which produces MIAQTLHSLYPTMAPGTTPGAMVDSLQAAQADSGLVPTPLPDPVVNVVQWIFQRPGWVMISGIVIGAVVGVVAVWFLWKHRKDIWTWLTTRSRGTKLLMASVAGVFLLVAGGVGYKVNHYMEHDNDFCRGCHIFIPYGQPFVRPDTGTYLIVNQLQGKHDTLECHDCHLPDKIAQAQELVLWMVDRPDKVPPHAKVPPTVCKSCHEQGAAKETWQEIVTTAGHRVHFESDSLKDKKVECLTCHARSAHRFVPVDSTCAQQGCHLTEDVTIRLGKMTDAVGLHCAVCHEFTAAVPRLATVDSASGTLVPGDNQCFSCHEMQQRLKDFDPTHDPHNGKCGMCHNPHTNVKPADALKSCASAACHGDWRKVEFHTGAAHRKGIENCETCHTPHAARVDASACASCHERVRGSATGPGVKKPPLPFDTTKALRSSSAQPDPTSPHGKGDAPPDDDSPAALVSPAPADSFEHANHKDLPCITCHTTSNPTSTLNFTAPRGCQICHHTAAAKRDCVACHTPANQGPETVRVTITVPEHAPRPRDVAFEHSDHPDVACNECHTTPVTLAPGAPVKGCISCHDQHHTEAKDCAACHAGGDLETPHTPPATAHEGCDACHTPARIALLTPSRPFCLTCHQPQQADHFPAKECTTCHLDATPAQWRSRLMGGRGA; this is translated from the coding sequence GTGATCGCCCAGACTCTGCACTCGCTCTATCCGACCATGGCTCCCGGCACCACGCCGGGGGCCATGGTCGATTCTTTGCAGGCCGCCCAGGCCGACAGCGGGCTGGTCCCCACGCCGCTGCCGGATCCGGTCGTCAACGTCGTTCAGTGGATTTTCCAGCGGCCGGGCTGGGTCATGATTTCCGGGATCGTCATTGGCGCCGTCGTTGGCGTCGTGGCGGTCTGGTTCCTCTGGAAGCACCGCAAGGACATCTGGACCTGGCTCACTACCAGGAGCCGCGGCACCAAGCTTTTGATGGCGTCGGTCGCGGGCGTGTTCCTCCTCGTGGCCGGCGGTGTCGGCTACAAGGTCAACCACTACATGGAGCACGACAACGACTTCTGTCGGGGCTGCCACATCTTCATCCCCTACGGCCAGCCGTTCGTCCGGCCCGACACGGGCACCTATCTCATCGTCAATCAGCTCCAGGGCAAGCACGACACCCTCGAGTGTCACGACTGTCACCTGCCCGACAAGATCGCCCAGGCCCAGGAGTTGGTCCTGTGGATGGTGGACCGCCCCGACAAGGTGCCGCCCCACGCGAAGGTGCCTCCGACCGTCTGCAAGAGTTGCCACGAGCAGGGGGCGGCGAAGGAAACCTGGCAGGAAATCGTCACCACCGCCGGGCACCGGGTGCACTTCGAGTCCGATTCACTCAAGGACAAGAAGGTCGAGTGCCTGACCTGTCACGCCCGCTCGGCCCACCGGTTTGTTCCGGTGGATTCCACCTGCGCCCAGCAGGGCTGTCACCTGACCGAGGACGTCACCATCAGGCTCGGCAAGATGACCGACGCGGTGGGCCTGCATTGCGCCGTCTGCCACGAGTTCACCGCGGCGGTGCCCCGGCTGGCGACGGTCGATTCCGCCTCCGGGACCCTGGTCCCCGGCGACAACCAGTGCTTCAGCTGCCACGAGATGCAGCAGCGGCTCAAGGACTTCGACCCCACGCACGACCCACACAATGGGAAGTGCGGGATGTGCCACAACCCGCACACCAACGTCAAGCCGGCCGACGCCCTCAAGAGTTGCGCATCGGCGGCCTGCCATGGCGACTGGCGCAAGGTCGAGTTCCATACCGGCGCGGCGCATCGCAAGGGAATCGAGAACTGCGAGACCTGCCACACGCCGCATGCCGCGCGGGTGGACGCCAGCGCCTGTGCCTCCTGTCATGAACGGGTACGCGGGTCGGCCACCGGGCCGGGGGTGAAGAAACCTCCCCTGCCCTTCGACACCACCAAGGCGCTCCGGTCGAGTTCGGCGCAGCCAGACCCGACCAGCCCCCACGGAAAGGGCGACGCGCCGCCGGATGACGACTCTCCGGCGGCGTTGGTCTCTCCGGCCCCTGCCGACAGCTTCGAGCACGCGAATCACAAGGACCTGCCCTGCATCACCTGCCACACCACGTCGAATCCGACGTCGACGCTGAATTTTACCGCGCCACGCGGATGCCAGATCTGCCACCATACCGCCGCCGCCAAGCGCGACTGCGTGGCCTGCCACACCCCCGCCAATCAGGGCCCCGAGACCGTTCGCGTCACGATCACGGTGCCGGAACACGCCCCTCGGCCGCGGGACGTGGCGTTTGAGCATTCCGACCACCCAGACGTGGCGTGCAACGAATGCCACACCACGCCTGTGACGCTCGCCCCCGGGGCGCCGGTCAAGGGGTGCATCTCCTGCCACGACCAGCACCACACCGAGGCGAAGGACTGCGCGGCCTGTCACGCGGGTGGCGACCTCGAGACACCCCACACGCCGCCGGCCACAGCGCACGAAGGGTGCGACGCCTGCCACACGCCGGCGCGCATCGCGCTGCTGACCCCTTCCCGGCCGTTCTGCCTGACCTGCCACCAGCCGCAGCAGGCCGATCACTTCCCGGCGAAGGAGTGCACGACGTGCCATCTGGACGCGACGCCGGCGCAATGGCGGTCGCGACTGATGGGGGGGAGGGGCGCATGA